A DNA window from Bos indicus x Bos taurus breed Angus x Brahman F1 hybrid chromosome 16, Bos_hybrid_MaternalHap_v2.0, whole genome shotgun sequence contains the following coding sequences:
- the FASLG gene encoding tumor necrosis factor ligand superfamily member 6 yields the protein MQQPLNYPYPPIFWVDSSASSPWASPGSVFPCPSSVPGRPGQRRPPPPPPPTLPPPPPLPPLPPPPLKKRRDHNTGLCLLVMFFMVLVALVGLGLGIFQLFHLQKELAELRESTSQRHTASSLEKQIGHPSPPSEKKELKKAAHLTGKLNSRSIPLEWEDTYGIALVSGVKYKKGSLVINETGLYFVYSKVYFRGQSCNNQPLSHKVYSRNFRYPQDMVLMEGKMMNYCTSGKMWARSSYLGAVFNLTSADHLYVNVSELSLVSFEESKTFFGLYKL from the exons ATGCAGCAGCCCTTGAATTACCCATACCCCCCAATCTTCTGGGTGGACAGCAGTGCCAGCTCCCCCTGGGCCTCTCCAGGATCAGTCTTCCCCTGTCCGTCCTCAGTGCCAGGAAGGCCGGGGCAAAGGAggccaccaccaccgccaccccCAACACTACCGCCACCGCCACCCCTGCCTCCACTACCGCCACCACCTCTGAAGAAGAGGAGGGACCACAACACAGGCCTGTGTCTCCTTGTGATGTTTTTCATGGTTCTGGTGGCCCTGGTTGGATTGGGGCTGGGGATATTTCAGCTCTTCCATCTACAGAAGGAGTTGGCTGAACTCAGAGAG tCCACCAGCCAAAGGcatacagcatcatctttggagAAGCAAATAG GTCACCCCAGTCCACCCTCTGagaaaaaggaactgaaaaaagCAGCTCATTTAACAG GCAAGCTCAACTCAAGATCCATCCCTTTGGAATGGGAAGACACCTATGGAATTGCCCTGGTCTCTGGGGTGAAGTACAAGAAGGGCAGCCTTGTGATCAATGAAACTGGGCTGTATTTTGTGTATTCCAAAGTGTACTTCCGGGGTCAGTCCTGCAACAACCAGCCCCTGAGCCACAAGGTCTACTCCAGGAACTTTAGGTACCCCCAGGACATGGTGCTGATGGAGGGGAAGATGATGAACTACTGCACTTCTGGCAAGATGTGGGCCCGCAGCAGCTACCTGGGGGCTGTATTCAATCTAACCAGTGCTGACCATTTATATGTCAATGTATCTGAACTCTCTCTGGTCAGTTTTGAGGAATCTAAGACATTTTTTGGCTTATATAAACTCTAA